The following proteins come from a genomic window of Sorex araneus isolate mSorAra2 chromosome 1, mSorAra2.pri, whole genome shotgun sequence:
- the ZNF189 gene encoding zinc finger protein 189 isoform X1 — MASPSPPPEAKEEWDYLDAAQRSLYKDVMMENYGNLVSLDVLNRDKNEEPTVKQEIEEIEEDVESQSVIVTRIKSEMDQDPMGRETFELVGRLDKQRGIFLWEIPRESLTQEQRMFRGNTGIRKRPNSEEKCHKCEECGKGFVRKAHFIQHQRVHTGEKPFQCNECGKSFSRSSFVIEHQRIHTGERPYECNYCGKTFSVSSTLIRHQRIHTGERPYQCNQCKQSFSQRRSLVKHQRIHTGEKPHKCSDCGKAFSWKSHLIEHQRTHTGEKPYHCTKCKKSFSRNSLLVEHQRIHTGERPHKCGECGKAFRLSTYLIQHQKIHTGEKPFLCIECGKSFSRSSFLIEHQRIHTGERPYQCKECGKSFSQLCNLTRHQRIHTGDKPHKCEECGKAFSRSSGLIQHQRIHTREKTYTYNETKESFGPNSSLVIQQEVYPKEKSYKCDECGKTFSVSAHLVQHQRIHTGEKPYLCTVCGKSFSRSSFLIEHQRIHTGERPYLCRQCGKSFSQLCNLIRHQGVHTGNKPHKCDECGKAFSRNSGLIQHQRIHTGEKPYKCEKCDRSFSQQRSLVNHQKIHAEVKIEEIHECDACGEAFKCRISLIQHQKLHTTWMQ, encoded by the coding sequence ATGTTTTAAACAGAGATAAGAATGAGGAACCAACTGTGAAACAAGAAATTGAGGAAATTGAGGAAGATGTTGAATCACAGAGTGTAATAGTAACAAGAATTAAAAGTGAAATGGATCAGGATCCCATGGGTAGAGAAACCTTTGAACTTGTTGGTAGGTtagataaacaaagaggaatcTTCCTATGGGAAATACCAAGGGAATCTTTGACACAAGAACAGAGAATGTTCAGAGGAAACACTGGCATTCGTAAGAGACCAAACTCAGAAGAGAAATGTCATAAATGTGAAGAGTGCGGAAAGGGTTTTGTCCGCAAGGCACATTTTATTCAACATCAAAGAGTCCATACTGGTGAGAAGCCTTTTCAATGCAATGAATGTGGGAAAAGTTTTAGCCGCAGTTCATTTGTTATTGAACAtcagagaattcacactggagaaagACCCTATGAGTGTAATTACTGTGGGAAAACTTTTAGTGTAAGTTCAACCCTTATTAGGCAtcagagaattcacactggagaaagACCCTACCAATGTAATCAGTGTAAACAGAGCTTCAGCCAGAGAAGGAGCCTCGTTAAGCATCAACGGATTCACACAGGTGAAAAACCCCATAAATGTAGTGattgtgggaaggccttcagttGGAAGTCACACCTTATTGAGCATCAGAGAACACACACGGGTGAGAAACCCTACCATTGTACCAAATGTAAAAAAAGCTTTAGTCGTAACTCTTTACTTGTTGAACATCAGAGAATTCACACTGGGGAAAGACCTCATAAATGTGGTGAATGTGGAAAAGCATTTAGATTAAGTACATACCTTATACAACACCAAAAAATCCACACTGGTGAGAAACCTTTTCTTTGTATTGAATGTGGGAAAAGTTTTAGTCGAAGCTCATTCCTTATCGAACATCAAAGGATTCATACAGGGGAAAGACCCTATCAATGCAAagagtgtgggaaaagcttcagtcaGCTGTGCAACCTTACCCGTCATCAACGAATCCACACAGGAGACAAACCCCATAAATGTGAGGAATGTGGAAAAGCTTTCAGTAGAAGTTCGGGTCTTATTCAGCATCAGAGAATCCACACCAGAGAGAAGACTTACACATACAATGAAACTAAGGAAAGTTTTGGCCCAAATTCTAGTCTGGTTATACAGCAGGAAGTCTACCCTAAGGAAAAGTCTTACAAATGTGATGAGTGTGGGAAAACATTTAGTGTAAGTGCACATCTTGTACAACATCAGAGAATCCACACTGGTGAAAAGCCCTATCTGTGTACTGtatgtgggaaaagcttcagccGGAGCTCATTTCTTATTGAGCATCAGAGAATTCACACCGGTGAGAGACCCTATCTGTGCCGGCAGTGTGGTAAAAGCTTTAGTCAACTTTGCAATCTTATTCGACACCAAGGTGTGCACACAGGTAATAAACCTCATAAATGTGatgaatgtgggaaggcctttagccGGAACTCAGGCCTTATTCAGCATCAGAGAAtacacacaggagagaaaccttataaatgtGAGAAATGTGACAGAAGTTTTAGTCAACAGCGCAGCCTTGTCAACCATCAGAAGATTCATGCAGAAGTGAAAATCGAAGAGATCCATGAATGTGATGCTTGTGGTGAAGCTTTCAAGTGCCGCATATCTCTTATTCAGCATCAAAAACTGCATACAACATGGATGCAGTAA
- the ALDOB gene encoding fructose-bisphosphate aldolase B — protein MAHRFPALTPEQKKELSDIAQRIVANGKGILAADESVGTMGNRLQRIKVENTEENRRQFREILFTSENSMNQSIGGVILFHETLYQKDSQGKLFRNILKEKGIVVGIKLDQGAAPLAGTNKETTIQGLDGLSERCAQYKKDGADFGKWRAVLRIADQCPSSLAIQENANALARYASICQQNGLVPIVEPEVIPDGDHDLEHCLYVTEKVLATVYKALSDHHVYLEGTLLKPNMVTAGHACTKKYTPEQVAMATVTALHRTVPAAVPGICFLSGGMSEEDATLNLNAINLCPLPRPWKLSFSYGRALQASALAAWGGKAANKKATQEAFMKRAVANSQAAKGQYVHSGSSGAASTQSLFVTSYTY, from the exons ATGGCTCACAGATTTCCAGCCCTCACCCCGGAACAGAAGAAGGAGCTCTCAGATATTGCCCAGCGCATTGTTGCCAATGGGAAGGGGATTCTGGCTGCAGATGAGTCTGTAG GCACCATGGGAAACCGCCTGCAGAGGATCAAGGTGGAGAATACAGAAGAGAACCGCCGGCAGTTCCGAGAAATCCTCTTCACATCGGAAAATTCCATGAACCAGAGCATCGGAGGTGTGATCCTGTTCCACGAGACTCTCTACCAGAAGGACAGCCAGGGAAAACTTTTCAGAAACATCCTCAAGGAAAAGGGGATTGTGGTGGGAATCAAG TTAGACCAAGGAGCTGCTCCCCTTGCAGGAACCAACAAAGAAACCACCATTCAAG GGCTCGATGGCCTTTCTGAGCGCTGTGCTCAGTATAAGAAAGATGGTGCTGACTTTGGCAAGTGGCGTGCTGTGTTAAGGATTGCTGACCAGTGTCCATCCAGCCTTGCTATTCAGGAGAATGCCAACGCCCTGGCCCGCTACGCCAGCATCTGCCAGCAG AATGGGCTGGTACCTATTGTTGAACCGGAGGTAATTCCTGATGGAGACCACGATTTAGAACACTGCCTTTATGTGACAGAGAAA GTCCTGGCTACTGTCTACAAGGCTCTCAGTGACCATCATGTTTACCTGGAGGGCACCCTGCTGAAGCCTAACATGGTGACTGCCGGACATGCCTGCACCAAGAAGTATACTCCAGAGCAAGTAGCGATGGCCACTGTCACGGCTCTCCACCGGACTGTCCCTGCTGCTGTTCCTG GCATCTGCTTTTTGTCTGGCGGCATGAGCGAAGAGGATGCTACACTCAATCTCAATGCCATCAACTTGTGCCCTCTACCAAGGCCTTGGAAACTGAGTTTCTCTTACGGACGGGCCCTGCAGGCCAGTGCATTGGCTGCCTGGGGTGGCAAGGCTGCAAACAAGAAGGCAACCCAGGAGGCTTTTATGAAGCGAGCTGTG GCAAATTCCCAGGCAGCCAAAGGACAGTATGTTCACTCGGGCTCTTCTGGCGCTGCTTCCACCCAGTCCCTCTTCGTAACATCCTATACCTACTAG
- the ZNF189 gene encoding zinc finger protein 189 isoform X3 translates to MMENYGNLVSLDVLNRDKNEEPTVKQEIEEIEEDVESQSVIVTRIKSEMDQDPMGRETFELVGRLDKQRGIFLWEIPRESLTQEQRMFRGNTGIRKRPNSEEKCHKCEECGKGFVRKAHFIQHQRVHTGEKPFQCNECGKSFSRSSFVIEHQRIHTGERPYECNYCGKTFSVSSTLIRHQRIHTGERPYQCNQCKQSFSQRRSLVKHQRIHTGEKPHKCSDCGKAFSWKSHLIEHQRTHTGEKPYHCTKCKKSFSRNSLLVEHQRIHTGERPHKCGECGKAFRLSTYLIQHQKIHTGEKPFLCIECGKSFSRSSFLIEHQRIHTGERPYQCKECGKSFSQLCNLTRHQRIHTGDKPHKCEECGKAFSRSSGLIQHQRIHTREKTYTYNETKESFGPNSSLVIQQEVYPKEKSYKCDECGKTFSVSAHLVQHQRIHTGEKPYLCTVCGKSFSRSSFLIEHQRIHTGERPYLCRQCGKSFSQLCNLIRHQGVHTGNKPHKCDECGKAFSRNSGLIQHQRIHTGEKPYKCEKCDRSFSQQRSLVNHQKIHAEVKIEEIHECDACGEAFKCRISLIQHQKLHTTWMQ, encoded by the coding sequence ATGTTTTAAACAGAGATAAGAATGAGGAACCAACTGTGAAACAAGAAATTGAGGAAATTGAGGAAGATGTTGAATCACAGAGTGTAATAGTAACAAGAATTAAAAGTGAAATGGATCAGGATCCCATGGGTAGAGAAACCTTTGAACTTGTTGGTAGGTtagataaacaaagaggaatcTTCCTATGGGAAATACCAAGGGAATCTTTGACACAAGAACAGAGAATGTTCAGAGGAAACACTGGCATTCGTAAGAGACCAAACTCAGAAGAGAAATGTCATAAATGTGAAGAGTGCGGAAAGGGTTTTGTCCGCAAGGCACATTTTATTCAACATCAAAGAGTCCATACTGGTGAGAAGCCTTTTCAATGCAATGAATGTGGGAAAAGTTTTAGCCGCAGTTCATTTGTTATTGAACAtcagagaattcacactggagaaagACCCTATGAGTGTAATTACTGTGGGAAAACTTTTAGTGTAAGTTCAACCCTTATTAGGCAtcagagaattcacactggagaaagACCCTACCAATGTAATCAGTGTAAACAGAGCTTCAGCCAGAGAAGGAGCCTCGTTAAGCATCAACGGATTCACACAGGTGAAAAACCCCATAAATGTAGTGattgtgggaaggccttcagttGGAAGTCACACCTTATTGAGCATCAGAGAACACACACGGGTGAGAAACCCTACCATTGTACCAAATGTAAAAAAAGCTTTAGTCGTAACTCTTTACTTGTTGAACATCAGAGAATTCACACTGGGGAAAGACCTCATAAATGTGGTGAATGTGGAAAAGCATTTAGATTAAGTACATACCTTATACAACACCAAAAAATCCACACTGGTGAGAAACCTTTTCTTTGTATTGAATGTGGGAAAAGTTTTAGTCGAAGCTCATTCCTTATCGAACATCAAAGGATTCATACAGGGGAAAGACCCTATCAATGCAAagagtgtgggaaaagcttcagtcaGCTGTGCAACCTTACCCGTCATCAACGAATCCACACAGGAGACAAACCCCATAAATGTGAGGAATGTGGAAAAGCTTTCAGTAGAAGTTCGGGTCTTATTCAGCATCAGAGAATCCACACCAGAGAGAAGACTTACACATACAATGAAACTAAGGAAAGTTTTGGCCCAAATTCTAGTCTGGTTATACAGCAGGAAGTCTACCCTAAGGAAAAGTCTTACAAATGTGATGAGTGTGGGAAAACATTTAGTGTAAGTGCACATCTTGTACAACATCAGAGAATCCACACTGGTGAAAAGCCCTATCTGTGTACTGtatgtgggaaaagcttcagccGGAGCTCATTTCTTATTGAGCATCAGAGAATTCACACCGGTGAGAGACCCTATCTGTGCCGGCAGTGTGGTAAAAGCTTTAGTCAACTTTGCAATCTTATTCGACACCAAGGTGTGCACACAGGTAATAAACCTCATAAATGTGatgaatgtgggaaggcctttagccGGAACTCAGGCCTTATTCAGCATCAGAGAAtacacacaggagagaaaccttataaatgtGAGAAATGTGACAGAAGTTTTAGTCAACAGCGCAGCCTTGTCAACCATCAGAAGATTCATGCAGAAGTGAAAATCGAAGAGATCCATGAATGTGATGCTTGTGGTGAAGCTTTCAAGTGCCGCATATCTCTTATTCAGCATCAAAAACTGCATACAACATGGATGCAGTAA
- the ZNF189 gene encoding zinc finger protein 189 isoform X2, protein MAVFFTQEEWDYLDAAQRSLYKDVMMENYGNLVSLDVLNRDKNEEPTVKQEIEEIEEDVESQSVIVTRIKSEMDQDPMGRETFELVGRLDKQRGIFLWEIPRESLTQEQRMFRGNTGIRKRPNSEEKCHKCEECGKGFVRKAHFIQHQRVHTGEKPFQCNECGKSFSRSSFVIEHQRIHTGERPYECNYCGKTFSVSSTLIRHQRIHTGERPYQCNQCKQSFSQRRSLVKHQRIHTGEKPHKCSDCGKAFSWKSHLIEHQRTHTGEKPYHCTKCKKSFSRNSLLVEHQRIHTGERPHKCGECGKAFRLSTYLIQHQKIHTGEKPFLCIECGKSFSRSSFLIEHQRIHTGERPYQCKECGKSFSQLCNLTRHQRIHTGDKPHKCEECGKAFSRSSGLIQHQRIHTREKTYTYNETKESFGPNSSLVIQQEVYPKEKSYKCDECGKTFSVSAHLVQHQRIHTGEKPYLCTVCGKSFSRSSFLIEHQRIHTGERPYLCRQCGKSFSQLCNLIRHQGVHTGNKPHKCDECGKAFSRNSGLIQHQRIHTGEKPYKCEKCDRSFSQQRSLVNHQKIHAEVKIEEIHECDACGEAFKCRISLIQHQKLHTTWMQ, encoded by the coding sequence ATGTTTTAAACAGAGATAAGAATGAGGAACCAACTGTGAAACAAGAAATTGAGGAAATTGAGGAAGATGTTGAATCACAGAGTGTAATAGTAACAAGAATTAAAAGTGAAATGGATCAGGATCCCATGGGTAGAGAAACCTTTGAACTTGTTGGTAGGTtagataaacaaagaggaatcTTCCTATGGGAAATACCAAGGGAATCTTTGACACAAGAACAGAGAATGTTCAGAGGAAACACTGGCATTCGTAAGAGACCAAACTCAGAAGAGAAATGTCATAAATGTGAAGAGTGCGGAAAGGGTTTTGTCCGCAAGGCACATTTTATTCAACATCAAAGAGTCCATACTGGTGAGAAGCCTTTTCAATGCAATGAATGTGGGAAAAGTTTTAGCCGCAGTTCATTTGTTATTGAACAtcagagaattcacactggagaaagACCCTATGAGTGTAATTACTGTGGGAAAACTTTTAGTGTAAGTTCAACCCTTATTAGGCAtcagagaattcacactggagaaagACCCTACCAATGTAATCAGTGTAAACAGAGCTTCAGCCAGAGAAGGAGCCTCGTTAAGCATCAACGGATTCACACAGGTGAAAAACCCCATAAATGTAGTGattgtgggaaggccttcagttGGAAGTCACACCTTATTGAGCATCAGAGAACACACACGGGTGAGAAACCCTACCATTGTACCAAATGTAAAAAAAGCTTTAGTCGTAACTCTTTACTTGTTGAACATCAGAGAATTCACACTGGGGAAAGACCTCATAAATGTGGTGAATGTGGAAAAGCATTTAGATTAAGTACATACCTTATACAACACCAAAAAATCCACACTGGTGAGAAACCTTTTCTTTGTATTGAATGTGGGAAAAGTTTTAGTCGAAGCTCATTCCTTATCGAACATCAAAGGATTCATACAGGGGAAAGACCCTATCAATGCAAagagtgtgggaaaagcttcagtcaGCTGTGCAACCTTACCCGTCATCAACGAATCCACACAGGAGACAAACCCCATAAATGTGAGGAATGTGGAAAAGCTTTCAGTAGAAGTTCGGGTCTTATTCAGCATCAGAGAATCCACACCAGAGAGAAGACTTACACATACAATGAAACTAAGGAAAGTTTTGGCCCAAATTCTAGTCTGGTTATACAGCAGGAAGTCTACCCTAAGGAAAAGTCTTACAAATGTGATGAGTGTGGGAAAACATTTAGTGTAAGTGCACATCTTGTACAACATCAGAGAATCCACACTGGTGAAAAGCCCTATCTGTGTACTGtatgtgggaaaagcttcagccGGAGCTCATTTCTTATTGAGCATCAGAGAATTCACACCGGTGAGAGACCCTATCTGTGCCGGCAGTGTGGTAAAAGCTTTAGTCAACTTTGCAATCTTATTCGACACCAAGGTGTGCACACAGGTAATAAACCTCATAAATGTGatgaatgtgggaaggcctttagccGGAACTCAGGCCTTATTCAGCATCAGAGAAtacacacaggagagaaaccttataaatgtGAGAAATGTGACAGAAGTTTTAGTCAACAGCGCAGCCTTGTCAACCATCAGAAGATTCATGCAGAAGTGAAAATCGAAGAGATCCATGAATGTGATGCTTGTGGTGAAGCTTTCAAGTGCCGCATATCTCTTATTCAGCATCAAAAACTGCATACAACATGGATGCAGTAA